In one Mesorhizobium australicum genomic region, the following are encoded:
- the preA gene encoding NAD-dependent dihydropyrimidine dehydrogenase subunit PreA — protein sequence MADIRNNFVGIKSPNPFWLASAPPTDKAYNVERAFKAGWGGVVWKTLGEEGPPVVNVNGPRYGAIWGADRRLLGLNNIELITDRALQINLQEMKQVKRNWPDRALVASIMVPCVEESWKAILPLVEETGADGIELNFGCPHGMSERGMGAAVGQVPEYIEMVVRWCKQYTRMPVITKLTPNITDIRKPARAAHQGGTDAVSLINTINSITGVNLDNFSPEPSIDGKGSHGGYCGPAVKPIAMNMVAEIARDPETRGLPISGIGGITTWRDAAEFMALGAGNVQVCTAAMTYGFKIVQEMIAGLENWMDEKGHRSLDDIIGRATPNVTDWQFLNLNYIAKARIDQDLCIKCGRCHIACEDTSHQAITSMVDGKRHFEVMEDECVGCNLCVNVCPVEGCIDMVPLAAGVLDQRTGKTVQPTYANWTTHPNNPMAKVAAE from the coding sequence ATGGCTGACATTCGCAACAATTTCGTCGGCATCAAGTCGCCGAACCCGTTCTGGCTGGCCTCGGCGCCGCCGACCGACAAGGCCTACAATGTCGAGCGCGCGTTCAAGGCGGGCTGGGGCGGCGTGGTCTGGAAGACGCTGGGCGAGGAAGGTCCTCCGGTCGTCAACGTCAACGGCCCGCGCTACGGCGCGATCTGGGGCGCGGACAGGCGGCTGCTTGGCCTCAACAATATCGAGCTCATCACCGACCGCGCGCTGCAGATCAACCTGCAGGAGATGAAGCAGGTGAAGAGGAACTGGCCGGACCGGGCGCTGGTCGCCTCGATCATGGTGCCGTGTGTCGAAGAATCCTGGAAGGCGATCCTGCCGCTGGTCGAGGAGACGGGCGCTGACGGCATCGAGCTGAATTTTGGCTGCCCGCACGGCATGTCTGAGCGCGGCATGGGCGCCGCTGTCGGCCAGGTGCCGGAATATATCGAAATGGTCGTGCGCTGGTGCAAGCAGTATACGCGTATGCCGGTGATCACAAAGCTGACGCCCAACATCACCGACATCCGCAAGCCGGCGCGGGCGGCGCATCAGGGCGGCACGGACGCGGTGTCGCTGATCAACACGATCAACTCGATTACCGGTGTCAATCTCGATAATTTCTCGCCGGAACCCTCGATCGACGGCAAGGGCAGCCATGGCGGCTATTGCGGTCCGGCGGTGAAGCCGATCGCCATGAACATGGTGGCCGAGATCGCGCGCGACCCGGAAACGCGCGGCCTGCCCATTTCGGGCATCGGCGGCATCACCACCTGGCGCGATGCGGCCGAGTTCATGGCACTCGGCGCCGGCAACGTGCAGGTCTGCACCGCGGCGATGACCTACGGTTTCAAGATCGTGCAGGAGATGATCGCCGGTCTGGAAAACTGGATGGATGAGAAGGGCCATCGCTCGCTCGACGACATCATTGGCCGCGCGACGCCCAACGTCACCGACTGGCAGTTCCTCAACCTCAACTACATCGCCAAGGCGCGCATCGACCAGGACCTTTGCATCAAGTGCGGCCGCTGCCACATCGCCTGCGAAGACACCTCGCACCAGGCGATCACCTCGATGGTCGACGGAAAGCGGCATTTCGAGGTGATGGAGGACGAGTGCGTCGGCTGCAATCTCTGCGTCAACGTCTGCCCGGTGGAGGGCTGCATCGACATGGTGCCGCTCGCGGCGGGCGTGCTCGACCAGCGCACCGGCAAGACCGTCCAGCCGACCTATGCCAACTGGACCACGCATCCGAACAATCCCATGGCGAAGGTCGCGGCGGAGTGA
- a CDS encoding cytochrome P450 family protein, giving the protein MAEAFDIVSPGFHADPFPMLTRMRQAGPVVGMRLPILGRIWLTTTHAASAELLKDSERFARDPGNAGSRTQERVLKVLPATLGLLAKNMLGLDDPEHRRLRSLVDQAFARRGIDGMKPMIEQVAERLLDRLDGKPEAELMQAYCRDLPLSVICAMLGLPEKDHDWFKAWLGNLTDTANIWAVLRAVPGVWRMVTYLRTVSRPDGGAHPDGLITALREAQTEHGDLSEDELVAMVFLLFGAGQEMTTHLIAGGIWALLTHHDERERLTADVSLMPGAVEECLRWVCPVQMTKPRFARSDVEWQGRRFRRGDMFAAFLSGANTDPDKFEVPERFDIGRHPNPHLSFGTGVHFCLGFQLARAEMRIAIERLFARFPDIHLAVAPQEIAWRKRVGIRALARLPVRLTH; this is encoded by the coding sequence ATGGCCGAAGCGTTTGACATCGTCTCGCCGGGGTTCCACGCGGATCCCTTTCCGATGCTGACGCGAATGCGGCAGGCCGGCCCCGTGGTGGGGATGCGACTGCCGATCCTCGGCCGCATCTGGCTGACGACGACGCACGCTGCCTCGGCTGAACTTCTGAAGGACAGCGAGCGCTTCGCCCGCGATCCCGGCAATGCCGGCAGCCGGACGCAGGAGCGGGTGCTGAAGGTGCTGCCGGCGACGCTCGGCCTGCTCGCGAAGAACATGCTCGGCCTCGACGATCCCGAACATCGACGCCTGCGCTCCCTTGTAGATCAGGCCTTCGCGCGCCGGGGCATCGACGGGATGAAGCCGATGATCGAGCAGGTCGCCGAGCGGCTGCTGGACCGGCTCGACGGCAAGCCTGAAGCCGAACTGATGCAGGCCTATTGCCGTGACCTGCCGCTGTCGGTCATCTGCGCGATGCTCGGGCTCCCGGAGAAGGATCACGACTGGTTCAAAGCCTGGTTGGGCAACCTGACCGACACCGCCAACATCTGGGCCGTTTTGCGTGCCGTGCCGGGGGTCTGGCGCATGGTCACTTATCTGAGGACGGTCTCGCGGCCGGACGGAGGGGCGCATCCCGACGGGCTGATCACGGCGCTGCGAGAGGCTCAGACCGAGCATGGCGATTTGTCCGAAGACGAGCTCGTGGCGATGGTCTTCCTCCTGTTCGGGGCAGGGCAGGAAATGACGACGCATCTCATCGCGGGTGGCATCTGGGCTTTGCTCACCCATCACGACGAAAGGGAGCGGCTGACCGCCGATGTTTCGCTGATGCCCGGCGCAGTGGAGGAATGCCTGCGCTGGGTCTGCCCGGTGCAGATGACCAAGCCGCGCTTCGCCCGCTCCGACGTGGAATGGCAGGGCAGGCGGTTCCGTCGCGGTGACATGTTTGCTGCCTTTCTCAGCGGGGCGAATACAGACCCGGACAAGTTCGAGGTGCCTGAGCGCTTCGACATCGGCCGGCATCCGAATCCGCACCTGTCGTTCGGAACCGGCGTTCATTTCTGTCTCGGTTTCCAGCTCGCGCGTGCCGAAATGCGGATTGCGATCGAGAGGCTTTTTGCGCGTTTTCCGGATATCCACCTGGCCGTGGCGCCGCAGGAGATCGCCTGGCGCAAGCGCGTCGGCATTCGCGCCCTCGCGCGATTGCCGGTGCGGTTGACCCATTGA
- a CDS encoding DMT family transporter, protein MNAPALHSTFATGRDKLLGHLAMVGFAAFVAGSFSFGAIAAPYLSPAALNAARFAIGTGIMAGVALALAGGRIERPRAVWRYGVLGALMAVFFITMFVALRLTDPVSTGAVFTLMPIASAGFGWLFLGQKPRGVVVASLVLAAFGSLWVIFRGDLSAAANLQVGRGELIFFVGVLCHAAYGPLLRRFNRGETGVVFTLWTVAATGLCIALWGWRDIVSTDWASLSPAAWLSIFYLGIFTTGGTFFLTQYASMRLPAAKVLAYTYLTSGFIILYEGLLGHGWASAGVAAGAGITVLGLLVMALARD, encoded by the coding sequence TTGAACGCGCCCGCGCTCCATTCCACCTTCGCCACCGGCCGCGACAAGCTTCTCGGCCATCTCGCAATGGTGGGCTTTGCGGCGTTCGTCGCCGGTTCGTTCTCGTTCGGTGCGATCGCGGCTCCTTACCTCTCGCCTGCGGCGCTCAACGCCGCGCGCTTTGCCATTGGGACGGGCATCATGGCAGGCGTCGCGCTGGCGTTGGCGGGTGGCCGGATCGAGCGTCCACGCGCCGTCTGGCGCTACGGCGTTCTTGGCGCGCTGATGGCAGTGTTCTTCATCACCATGTTCGTGGCGTTGCGACTGACCGACCCGGTGTCGACGGGTGCCGTCTTCACCCTGATGCCCATCGCCAGCGCCGGCTTCGGCTGGCTGTTCCTCGGCCAGAAGCCGCGCGGGGTCGTGGTCGCGAGCCTGGTGCTCGCGGCGTTCGGTTCGCTCTGGGTGATCTTCCGTGGTGATCTCTCGGCGGCGGCCAATCTTCAGGTCGGCAGGGGCGAACTCATTTTCTTCGTCGGCGTGCTCTGCCATGCCGCCTATGGCCCATTGCTGCGCCGCTTCAATCGGGGAGAGACGGGCGTCGTCTTCACGCTCTGGACGGTGGCGGCGACAGGCCTGTGCATTGCCCTCTGGGGCTGGCGGGACATCGTCTCGACCGACTGGGCGAGCCTTTCGCCGGCGGCATGGCTGTCGATCTTCTATCTCGGCATATTCACCACGGGTGGCACGTTCTTTCTCACCCAATATGCCTCGATGAGGCTGCCCGCGGCGAAAGTGCTCGCCTACACCTATCTGACGTCCGGCTTCATCATCCTCTACGAGGGATTGCTCGGACATGGCTGGGCGAGCGCCGGCGTCGCTGCCGGCGCCGGGATCACCGTGCTCGGCCTACTCGTCATGGCGCTGGCACGGGACTGA
- a CDS encoding NAD(P)-dependent oxidoreductase, which produces MATGQLKDGIVAGRLSPAEYADNFSDLHPPLDHHEALVEADRCYFCYDAPCMQACPTSIDIPLFIRQIATGNPIGSAKTIFDQNILGGMCARVCPTETLCEEACVRETAEGKPVQIGRLQRYATDVAMGQGKQFYTRAEPTGRRIAVVGAGPAGLAAAHRLAVKGHDVTILEAKPKAGGLNEYGIAAYKSVDGFAQAEVDYVTAIGGITIQNGMVLGRDYHLADLTASYDAVFLGMGLGGVNALRAEGEAAAGVDNAVDFIAELRQASDLGGLPVGRRVVVIGGGMTAIDAAVQSKLLGAEEVTVAYRRGKEQMNASEFEQDLAAANGVTIRHWLQPKRVIAANGKVAGIELEYTAETDGRLSGTGETVVLPADQVFKAIGQSFDAAPLNGSGTTIAMEKGRIKVDAEGRTSNPKVWAGGDCVADAREDLTVAAVAAGRDAAESIHRTLTSNGRA; this is translated from the coding sequence ATGGCCACTGGCCAGCTTAAGGACGGCATCGTCGCGGGCCGTCTGTCGCCAGCCGAATACGCCGACAACTTCTCGGACCTGCATCCGCCGCTCGACCATCACGAGGCGCTGGTCGAGGCCGATCGCTGCTACTTCTGCTACGACGCGCCCTGCATGCAGGCGTGTCCGACCTCCATCGACATCCCGCTCTTCATCCGCCAGATCGCGACGGGCAATCCGATCGGATCTGCGAAGACCATCTTCGACCAGAACATCCTCGGCGGCATGTGCGCCCGGGTCTGCCCGACCGAGACGCTGTGCGAGGAAGCCTGTGTGCGTGAGACCGCCGAAGGCAAGCCGGTGCAGATCGGCCGGCTGCAGCGTTATGCGACTGATGTCGCGATGGGGCAGGGCAAGCAGTTCTATACGCGCGCCGAGCCGACGGGCAGGAGGATCGCTGTCGTTGGCGCGGGCCCGGCGGGCTTGGCCGCCGCACATCGTCTGGCGGTCAAGGGACACGATGTCACCATCCTCGAGGCAAAGCCGAAGGCGGGCGGGCTCAATGAATACGGCATCGCCGCCTACAAGAGCGTCGACGGCTTCGCGCAGGCGGAGGTCGACTATGTGACGGCCATCGGCGGCATCACCATCCAGAATGGCATGGTGCTGGGGCGCGACTACCACCTTGCCGACCTCACGGCGTCCTATGACGCGGTGTTCCTCGGCATGGGTCTCGGCGGCGTCAACGCGCTGCGGGCGGAAGGCGAGGCGGCCGCCGGCGTCGACAACGCTGTCGATTTCATCGCCGAACTGCGCCAGGCCTCCGACCTCGGCGGGCTGCCGGTGGGGCGCCGCGTGGTGGTGATCGGCGGCGGCATGACGGCAATCGACGCGGCCGTGCAGTCGAAGCTGCTGGGCGCGGAAGAAGTGACGGTCGCCTATCGCCGCGGCAAGGAGCAAATGAACGCTTCCGAGTTCGAACAGGATCTGGCCGCTGCCAACGGGGTGACGATCCGGCACTGGCTGCAGCCCAAGCGCGTGATCGCCGCGAACGGCAAGGTCGCCGGCATCGAGCTGGAATACACCGCGGAGACGGATGGCAGGCTGTCGGGCACCGGCGAGACCGTGGTGCTTCCTGCCGACCAGGTGTTCAAGGCCATCGGCCAGTCCTTCGATGCCGCGCCGCTGAACGGTTCGGGCACGACGATCGCGATGGAGAAAGGCCGCATCAAGGTGGACGCCGAGGGGCGGACCTCCAATCCCAAGGTCTGGGCCGGCGGCGACTGCGTCGCCGATGCGCGCGAGGATCTGACGGTCGCGGCCGTCGCGGCCGGCCGCGACGCGGCGGAGAGCATTCATCGTACTCTCACCTCGAACGGGAGGGCATGA